The proteins below are encoded in one region of Ferruginibacter lapsinanis:
- a CDS encoding arginase, whose protein sequence is MKNIKLIEIPSEIGAGTRGASLGIDAIKIAALDFMSNFFVHFPSEKIEVENNLLFEPIHSPYAKRISGVLTLYERISKSVCDTIKTGFFPVVLSGDHSNAGGTIAGIKMAKPKSKLGVIWMDAHADLHTPYTTPTGNMHGMPLATAIGEDNKPCKVHELDEKTEKIWDQLKHIGKIYPKILPEDIVLISLRDYEKEEKALIEKYGIKVITTAEVRRNGAESICRKVLRYLSECTDIYVSFDVDCLDASISRGTGTPVSNGLKEREVEDIISKFMQNRKICCFEITEVNPTLDKENLMAEIAFNILQRSVNVLMMN, encoded by the coding sequence ATGAAAAATATTAAACTGATAGAAATCCCTAGTGAGATCGGAGCAGGTACCCGTGGTGCCAGTTTAGGCATTGATGCGATCAAAATAGCCGCTCTCGATTTCATGAGCAATTTCTTTGTCCACTTCCCATCAGAAAAAATTGAAGTAGAGAATAACTTACTATTTGAGCCCATTCATTCTCCGTATGCCAAACGTATCAGCGGTGTACTTACCCTGTACGAACGAATCAGCAAATCTGTTTGCGATACAATAAAAACCGGTTTTTTCCCTGTTGTATTAAGCGGAGATCATAGCAATGCCGGCGGCACTATTGCAGGTATCAAAATGGCCAAGCCAAAAAGTAAATTAGGAGTGATATGGATGGATGCACATGCTGATCTGCACACGCCGTACACCACCCCTACCGGCAATATGCATGGTATGCCATTGGCCACCGCTATCGGAGAAGATAACAAGCCATGCAAAGTGCATGAACTGGATGAAAAAACAGAAAAGATCTGGGATCAATTAAAGCATATCGGTAAAATTTATCCCAAGATATTACCCGAAGATATTGTGCTTATATCTTTAAGAGATTATGAAAAAGAAGAAAAAGCACTGATAGAAAAATATGGTATAAAAGTGATCACAACGGCAGAAGTGAGAAGAAACGGAGCTGAAAGTATTTGCAGGAAAGTGTTGCGCTATTTATCAGAATGCACCGACATCTATGTAAGCTTTGACGTTGATTGCTTAGATGCCTCCATTTCAAGGGGCACAGGAACACCTGTGAGTAATGGTTTAAAAGAAAGAGAAGTAGAAGATATTATCAGCAAATTCATGCAAAACAGAAAGATCTGTTGCTTTGAAATTACCGAAGTAAACCCCACGCTGGATAAAGAGAACCTCATGGCCGAAATAGCCTTTAATATTTTACAAAGAAGCGTAAACGTATTAATGATGAATTAA
- a CDS encoding spheroidene monooxygenase, whose translation MFVTLTIQKYPKKYTYFALLSMAIFRLPLLLNKNISFYKLMGCGKNGSFDIHPDWQQWVILSVYKDASDLEKLDSTNAVKKLYGSFIANWHHTFKVETNTILLTPIEGHGKWDGKDPFGVPNKNSDHTGEIAVLTRATIRLSKLRSFWKNVQPVAAKSLQAEGLIRSIGIGEIPLIKQATFSIWKDKEAMKQFAYTMKEHTTVIAKTRKENWYSEEMFVRFAIIKTINA comes from the coding sequence ATGTTTGTTACACTCACCATTCAGAAATACCCTAAAAAATATACCTATTTTGCTTTGCTGTCTATGGCAATATTTCGCCTGCCGTTACTGCTCAACAAAAACATCTCCTTCTATAAACTAATGGGCTGCGGTAAAAACGGAAGTTTCGATATACACCCGGATTGGCAGCAATGGGTGATCCTTTCTGTATATAAAGATGCATCCGATCTTGAAAAACTGGATTCAACAAACGCTGTAAAAAAATTATATGGTTCCTTTATTGCTAACTGGCATCATACTTTTAAGGTAGAAACAAATACAATTTTATTAACTCCAATTGAAGGCCATGGCAAATGGGATGGTAAAGATCCTTTCGGGGTACCGAATAAAAACAGTGACCATACAGGAGAGATCGCAGTACTAACAAGAGCCACTATTCGCTTATCTAAACTACGATCATTCTGGAAAAATGTACAGCCGGTTGCCGCTAAAAGCTTACAGGCAGAAGGATTGATCAGGTCGATCGGAATTGGAGAGATCCCTCTCATAAAACAAGCTACATTCAGCATTTGGAAAGATAAAGAGGCCATGAAACAATTTGCATATACTATGAAAGAGCATACAACCGTTATTGCTAAAACAAGAAAAGAAAACTGGTATAGCGAAGAGATGTTTGTTCGCTTTGCTATTATCAAAACAATTAATGCTTGA